One Isoptericola dokdonensis DS-3 genomic window, CCGGCGGTGCTGGCCGCCGCCGACCTGGTGGTGCCCGTCCACGACGGCACCGTGACCGACCCGACCCTGGAGGTGGCCCGATGAGCGGCCCTGCTGTCCCCGGCTACCGGCTGCGCCGGCTCGTCCACCGAGGCCACTCGTTCGAGGTGTACGACGCGTGGTCCGACGAGCGGGCGTGCCCGGTCGTGGTGAAGCGTGCCCGTCCGGGCGCGGCGGCGGAGGCGGGCCGGCGGCTGCTGCGCGAGGGGCGGCTGCTGCTGTCGATGTCGCACCCGCACGTGGTGCGGGCCTACGAGGTGCCGCGCACGGAGCGGCCGACGGTGGTGCTGGAGACGTTGCCCGGCGAGACGCTGGACCACCTGTTCGCCGAGCACGGGCCGCTGGGGGTGCGGGACGTGGCGGAGATGGGTCGTCAGCTCGCGTCGGCGCTGGTGTACCTGCACGGTCGGGGGGTGGTGCACGGAGACCTCAAGCCGGCGAACGCGATCGGCTCGCAGGGGATGGCGCGGCTCATCGACCTGTCGTTGGCGGGTCGGCCCCGCCGGTGGCGGTCCAGCCGGGGGACGCCGGGCTACGTGTCGCCGGAACAGGCGCGACGCGACGTCGTCACGTCGGCGACGGACGTGTGGGGGCTGGGGCTGCTCCTGCTGGAGGCCGCCGCAGGCGACGACCCGTACCCCGTCGACGACGAGCGGTACCGGGAGGGCTGGGGCCCAGTGGCGGCGCCGGAGCCGTTGCGCCGTCGGCGCCGGGTGCCTGCCGCGCTGGGCGACCTGGTGACGGCGATGACGTCGATGGACCCGGCCGGGCGTCCGGCGATGGTCGACGTGCACCGGGAGCTGGGTCGGCTGGCGGACGCCTGACCCGTC contains:
- a CDS encoding protein kinase domain-containing protein; protein product: MSGPAVPGYRLRRLVHRGHSFEVYDAWSDERACPVVVKRARPGAAAEAGRRLLREGRLLLSMSHPHVVRAYEVPRTERPTVVLETLPGETLDHLFAEHGPLGVRDVAEMGRQLASALVYLHGRGVVHGDLKPANAIGSQGMARLIDLSLAGRPRRWRSSRGTPGYVSPEQARRDVVTSATDVWGLGLLLLEAAAGDDPYPVDDERYREGWGPVAAPEPLRRRRRVPAALGDLVTAMTSMDPAGRPAMVDVHRELGRLADA